The nucleotide sequence AAAAACATCTTTTTGTCCGTGGTTCCCTTTTACATTGAGCAAATTGGCAATAAAAGCAGAATGCATCAATTCTTTTTCGTCCAGTCTCAAAATATTGAAAACGTTAAAATTTTCACCAGTGTATTCGGCTAAATCAGCATACTTATTCCTTATGATTTGCGTTTTTTCTAGTAAATTTTCTATTTGTTTTATATCCATATTTATAATGTTTTATAATTCTCATTCCTCAAAACACCCGCATCGCAATATGCGCACAAGCTTCGGCATCAGCTAAAGCGTGGTGGTGGCTATCTAAATTAAAACCTAGATACTGTGAAACGGTGGGTAGTTTATGGTTAGGTAAATTTGGAAACATACTTTTTGCCGCTCTGTAAGTACAAAAAAACTTATTCTGATGTATAGGTAATTCATAAACCTGTAAAACGGCTTTTAAACAACCTTCATCAAACATACTGTTGTGTGCTACCAAAGGCATGTTTTTAATTCGTTTGGAAATATCAACCCATAAATCAGAAAATTGTTGGGCGTGTTCGGTATCGCTAAAAACCAAGCCGTGCACTTGTGTGTTCCAATAGCTGTAAAAATTAGGCACTGGTTTTATGAGTTCGTAATATTTATCTACCACGATTCCGTTTTTTACAAATACCAAACCTATACTACACACGCTGCTACGGTGCTGGTTGGCAGTTTCAAAATCTATTGCAGCAAAGGTTTTCATTGGTTTTCTTTTTGGGATAATCTATTTAGGAATTCTTTTATTTCATTACTCAATGATGTTATAAGCTCTGTTGAAACAGATGTACTTAATTGTCTTGTATGTATTAGCATCCTTTTTCCATCTGAACTATAATGTAAATTATACCAAGACTTTCCAACTATTTTAGTTTCTTCAAAGAACTTTACTTCAAAAATATCTTCAATATCAAAATTGTAATCACGTGGATAATGCCCTGAAGCAATTATCACTACAGGAAAAGTCTTAAAAAAATCTTTACGGAATAAATCTTTCCTTTTTTCAATAGATTCTGTTCTCAATTTTTTCAATTCTAATAGATTGTAGCTTCTTCCAGAAGGTACATCATTTAGTTCTGAAGTATAAATTTCTCTTTGAAAGTTAATATTACTTTGAGTATTACCATTTAAAAAAACATTTTGATAAATTTTTTGATAATGTAAGTAGGTATTACTAGTTCCCCCATTTCCATTTCTATCTTGTTTATTCTTTTGGTTCCACCAAGCAGTAAGTGCATTACTATTGTCTAGAAAACTTTCTGTTCTGGCGTTCCAATCAAATTCATAATTTTCCTTAACATTAGTTTCCCATGAATGAATATTTTTCCTATTTTCCTTATTTCGAGAATTTAATATTTCTTCATAAAACTCTTTCGTATCTTGTTTATGTTTATGGTCAAAATAATGCTCTTTACCAATCATTAAAATTTTTCCATTAGGATTTCCATATCCTAAAAATAAGTTATGCTCGTTGGCAAAACTTACAGCATCTTTAAACTCTCTTGAATAATTCATATTTTCCATGTCTTTATTATTTTATAATTTAATTTAAAACGCTATATCCTTAAAATTTTGCATTTGGTTTACCAACCCTTTCTGGTTAAAGCCGAAACTGTTTCCATTAACATACCAATGCTGATAAACTTAATTTTATTTTTCATTATGAAGAATTCATATCGTTCATCTATAGCTCTATCAAAAGAAACAAAATGTACATTTTTTTCATTTTTAACTTCATCGTATTTATCAAACTGAAAAGATCCCATTAAAACAATAAATATTTTTATGTTTTCATTTGATATTTCTATACTTGAAGTATGAGGTATTACTCTAAAATCGTACATCTTTTCAAAAGTTAACAAGTAAGCTAAAGCTTCACAAAACTTTGGCTCTGCATAAAGATATTCATAACATGCTTGGTAATTCGTGTAAATGTAATAACGCTTTTTAGATTCCATATTTCTTTTCAAAAATCACTATAATTTTCAACAAATGTTTACGGGTTTCCACATTTACAATTGATATTTTTCTTGTAAATGCTTTACTTCGTCTTTTATTCGATCTCTTAAAAATGGGGGCTCCACCACTTCGCAAATAGCTCCATAACGCATAATTTCCATCACAAAATCATTGGTTGGGTGCATGAACAGTTCTACTGTAAACGTTGTATTGTTTTCTTTTGTGATATTTTGTGAAGTATGTAAAGGCAACGATTTTAAATACTGCTTTTGATCGTTTGCAAATTCCAAAACAATTTTAACAGGATCATCGTAACATTGAATTCCAAAAGCATGTTGATAAAATGCCTCTACGTTAATTTCCGGAGTTTTTTGTTTTTCTGAAGTAATAGCGAAATTGCTGATACGGTCTAAACCGTAATTCCGAAATTCGTTTTTATCTAAATCATAAGCAATTAAATAATACCTGTTTTGAGATTCTTTGATAGCCTTAGGAACACAGCGGCGTAACGATACTGCTTTCCAATAACTGTTTAGCTGAAAGGTTACAACTAATTGATTTTGTATAGCGTAGAGAATTCCATTAAAATATTCCGTTCCTTTTGATTTTCTTTTTTCAAGAAATAAATAATTGCCTACTTTTTTAGTATTTCGCAAAATCGCTACCGTATCAAAAGCTTCTAAAATTCTATTAAAATGTAAGTCATTCTCTTCATTTACGATTTCATAGTAATTTTCGCGTTTGTTATATGCAATTTCAATTCCCCAAAGCGATAGAATTTCATGACAATCTCTTTGAAATGTACGCTGGCTTATTGCAAATTCATAACTTGTATCACGTTCTTTATCTAGCAAAAAATTATTGATTTGCTGGAAAGTCGCTGGATTTTTTCGTAGAAATTCTACAATTAAAAAATGTCTTTTAATCACGTCTTGCTTTGCCATATCCTATTAATTTATTCAAAAATAAACAGCGTGATGGACAAAACGTGTCGCACAATAAATTAATTAATTTTTTTTAATTATTTTAAAGAATAGTGCATAAAGTAAATCTAAATGCCAGTGGCCGGCGGCATGCCAGGAATGATGTAAAAATCTTATCTTTATAAAACTAAAAAATCCGAGTAAATGCTCGGATTTTTTTTAGTTTAAGATTCCCGATCATATTGGCAACAACCATGTAAATTATCGTAATCATCTTTGGTAGCTTTCACATCTTTGGTATCGTGACCAGATTTAGCAACTGCTTCTTCTACTTTTAAGGCATTTGTTTTGTGTTCGTTGATGATTAAATGAAGCGTTTGGTCGTCTTGATGCCACTCGGCCGATTTTACTCCTTTTACACTAAAAGCGGCTTTTTCAATGCGTTTTTTACACATATCGCAGTTGCCTTTCACTTCTACATCAACTTTTGCGTTTTTGCTTTTCTTTTCTTGTGCTGTAGCTGTAAATGCAAAACCTAAAACAGCTAATAGTACCATTAAATATTTTCTCATTTTTCTTTATTTTTAAATTATTAGTTATTTTTTATACTATAAAATTTCAATAATGCCATTCCGACGAAGGAGGAATCTTTTTCAACACTGGATATTTTGGAGATTCTTCACTACACTAACGTTTCGTTCAGAATGACCAACCAAACTTTTAATGTTCGCTATTATAATTTTCGTTTTAAATATTATTTGACTTTAAATCGCAATCCGGCATAATACATTTGTCCAAAAATAGGACCATATACAATAGTACTATCAAATTCACTGCCAAACGGATTATCTGCTCCTAAAATCACTCGGTGTTGTTGATAATTCCCAATGTTTTCGCCACCTACATACATTTCAAATTTATCTGAAAAAACTTTTGTTACCTGTGCATTTACGGTAGAAAACGGATTGGTGTAACTCGGTAATTGATTTTCAGCCGAATTGTCGGCAGTGTAAGGCAAACGCTGAGCGCCTAACCAATTCCAAGTAGCATCGAACTTCCAATAGCTGCCATTGTGCTCGTGGGTGGAAAATTCTAAATTGGCAAACAAACGGTGCTTTGCTTGCAACGGTCGCTCTAAATCTTTGGTTCCATAAGTTGTTTGAATATCATAATACTTGTAGGCAGTTCTTAAATTTAAGTGTTTAATGATGTTGTAATTTAATTCGGCTTGAAACGAATTGGCATAGGATGTTCCCTCTAAATTATAGAAATTAACGGTTCTTGCAGATTGATCTAAATCAACCACGATTTGATTTTGGAAATCGGTACGATAAAAATCAAGTGTTACATTGGCATTTTTTCCTAAAAAAGTAAAATCTTGCGAAACACTTATCCCGTAATTCCAAGCAATTTCTGGATCCATTCCATAGGCTTTCCCGCCTTCGTTTAAGATATTAAACTTGCGAGAACTTGCAAACAAATACTGGTTTTCTGCAAAAATATTAGCAATTCGTTTACCGCGACCTGCCGATGCACGAACGGTGGTTTTTTCCCACGGGTTGTAACGCAAATGCATGCGCGGAGTGACAAATGTCCCCAATCGGTTCGAGTTATCAATTCTACCTCCCAAAACCAATGCTATATTATCGGCATTATCATACGTATATTCAAAGAAAGCCCCATAACTGGTGTCGGTTCTGTCAAAATTTTGATTGCCGTAATTGGCTACAAATTCCGAATAATCATCATACATAAAACTAGCTCCGGTAGCGAATTTATGCAACGTATTGCTTATTATAGAGTTGTAAATAAGGTTGGAATAAACACTGCGCTGGGTTATATCGAATTGGTTTAAACCAAAATACGAATTTTGTTTATGATAACTAAACGAGTTTTGCCAACCAAGGCTTTTGTAGGGCTGATCGGGGAAAACATATCCCACTTTTGTGCTGGCATCAAACTTATCGGTATTGAGTTCTGAACCCCATTTTAAAGTGGATAATTTGTGTTGTTTGCTATCAAAATCTAGCTCGCCGGTTTGCTTTTCGTCTTTCATATAACGAGCGGTTAAAAAAGCAATCCATCCTTTTTCGAGGTTTTGATATTGCCAACGATTCATGATATTTATTTGACTTCCCAACGGATTGTCTAAAAATCCATCATGGTTCATATCGTTCTTCTTCACACGGGTGTTTCCATGAACAAACAAAGAAGAGCTCCATTTATCTGATATTTTTTCATTAAAATGCGCATTCATCTCAAAACGTGCATCGGTAGATCCGTATAAATTCAAAAAGAAAGGAATATCGTTCCCCGGTTTAATCAATTCGGTGTTTATTTGCCCCGAAATGCTTTCAAAACCATTTACAACGCTGCCCGCTCCTTTGGTAACCTGAATACTTTCAACCCAAGTTCCGGGCGTGAACGATAAACCATACGCTTGCGAAGCACCGCGAACACTCGGAATATTTTCTTCGGCGATTAAAATATACGGACTGGTTAATCCCAACATTTTAATTTGTTTTGATCCGGAAATAGCATCCGAAAAATTCACATCGATTGATGGATTTGTTTCGAAAGACTCCGCCAAATTACAACAAGCTGCTTTTAGCAACTCGCCGCTGTTCATGGTCTGCGAATTGGTGATGCCTTTGTTGCGTTCGGTGTTTCTTCTATTCACCGTTACCACTAATTCTCCTAAAGCGGCTTCGGGTTGCATTTTTAAGAATTGGAATTGCGAAGCATCGTTCAATTCAGCTTGTAAAACCTCATACCCTTCTGCATAAATATAAACGGTGTTGGGTTGCTGTAAGGTTAATTTAAAAATTCCGAATTCATTGGTGTTTGCCACCACACTGTCGTTTACTGTCAATGTTGCATTTTCTACTGCATTGTTGTAAACATCTAAAACCTTTCCCCTATAAGTATCCTGGGCAAAGATTGGTTGCATGCCAAAAGCACACAACAATAATAATGTATATTTCATGAGTTTGCATAATTAATTAAACATTCTTTTAGTAAAAAATGTGTAATTATGCGTAAAGAAGAAATTGGCTGTATAGTTTGTATAAAGGTGGGGCGTTACTTTCGCATCGAAAAGTAACATTTATTTTTTTTGGCAGCTTGTTTTCAGTAATAACAAGCGGTTGCAATTTATACACAACAGGTGTCATGAAATCTGAAAAATCGTTTGAAGCAGCAACTTTTATAACCACTTCATCGGTTTTTTGTTGAATGGTTTCGTTTTTACAACAATCTTTTTTTACCGTTTCGTTTTTTTCTTTGCAACATGCTTTTTCGTGCGTGTCTTCGGCACATTTGATAGACGAAGCATACCCTAATTCAATTTTCTCGATAGCATTTCCACAATAGTGAATATTAACCGCCAACCCTACATTTGTAAAAAGTATGGCTGCAGTTAAAAATAAACTATACAAATAACGCTGGAACATGTTTTAGGTTTTGATGCGTTCTAATTTTTTGTAAATTTACTGAAAAAAATTCATGGAAAAAGAACAATTAAAGATTTCTTTAACAGAAATCATAAAATCACATAAAAGTATTAATGATCGTTTGCAAGAAATTTGCAACAAATTGCACAGCGAAATTAGTTATTTTGATTGGGTGGGATTTTATTTTGCCGATGCCAATAAAAAAGAATTGCATTTAGGACCGTTTGCCGGATTACCAACAGACCACACCACCATTCCCTTTGGAAAAGGCATTTGTGGACAAGTTGCAGAAAGTAACCAAACATTTTTGGTTGATGACGTGCAAGCACAAGACAATTACATATCGTGCAACATTCATGTGAAATCAGAAATTGTGGTGCCTATTATTGTAAACGGAAACAATATTGGCCAGATTGATATTGATTCTAATACGTTAAACGCATTCACCGCAGAAGATCAAGCGTTCTTAGAATGGCTTACCAATGAAATTGCAGAAATGTATAAAAGCTAAAGACTTACTAATCATGAGAAAAAACCTTATTAAATTTTTCATTTTATCCCTATTAATTGTACCAATAGGTTTTACTGCTTGCGAATCAGATAATGCATTAGACCTTACCTATTCTAACGATTCTAAGAAAATAGACAATGCATTTTTAAAGGAACATGTACCTAAAATTTCTGGAAGTTGGAAAATTGAAAAAATGGCAATTGTTCCAAATAATGGATCGGATATGATTAAAAACGATACCGTTCTATACAATGTTGGTAGAATTGATGTCAATGTGGAAGAAAAAGAGATGCGAAACGATAGATTTCAATATTATTTGAATGGAACTATTTATATCAATCAAGAAACAATTCCTTTTACAACTTCTTTAATACGTCCAAATATTTATAACCAATCCATATTTGCTTTTGCCCAAGTAGGCAATAATTATATCCCAGAGCCTGTAATGAATTTTGATGATTTACCAGAAGAATATCAGTTTTTAGCCGATTATTTTTTTGGTGACACCTATGAAATATTTTTTAGCGATGATGGAGAAACGATAACTTGGCATGCTTTAAACCGTTCTGCAAAAGAAATCATCCTCACCAAAATAGATTAATTTAAAATTGTTCAATTAAAAAAAAGGTGTACATTTGCACAGAATTTTTCAATTCAAACATACATAACAATCATTTAAACAATATTAGCATGTATTTAACTAAAGAAGTTAAAGAAGAAATCTTCGCTAAGCACGGAGGTTCAGCAACAAACACAGGTTCTGCAGAAGGACAAATTGCATTATTCACTTACAGAATTTCGCACTTAACAGAGCACTTAAAAAAGAATCGTCACGATTTTAACACAGAGCGTTCATTAGTTCTTTTAGTAGGTAAAAGAAGAAGTCTTTTAGATTACTTAAAGAAAAAAGATATCAACAGATATCGTGAAATTATCAAAGAATTGGGTATCAGAAAATAATCAATTTACAAAGAGGTGTGCGCATGCGCACCTTTTTCATTTTATATAAAAGCATAAAAGCTTGGTTTTTCATTGGGTTCTAAACACACAACAACACAACAACAACATTTTCCCTTTGTTTAATTAAGAATTAAAAATTTATGATTCCTAAAGTAACCCAAGAAATTATCGATTTAGGCGATGGAAGAACCATCACTATCGAAACTGGCAAATTAGCCAAACAAGCAGACGGTTCTGTTGTAGTTCGTTCAGGAAACTGTATGATTTTAGCTACTGCAGTTTCTGCAAAAACAGCAAACCCAGGTGTAGATTTTTTACCATTAACAGTAGATTATCGTGAAAAATTTTCGGCTGCAGGTCGTTTCCCAGGTGGATTCTTTAAAAGAGAAGCACGCCCAAGCGATCAAGAAGTTTTAACCATGCGTTTGGTGGATCGTTGTTTACGACCTTTGTTTCCGGATGATTATCATGCAGAAACCCAAATCATGCTACAACTTATGTCGTTTGATGAAAACGTGATGCCCGATGCAATGGCAGGTTTGGCAGCTTCGGCAGCATTGGCTGTTTCAGACATTCCTTTTTACAACCTTATTTCTGAGGTGCGTGTGGGGCGTGTAAACGGCGAATTAATCATCAACCCAAGCAAACAACAATTAGACGAGTCAGACCTTGACATGATGATTGGAGCTTCAAAAGATTCTGTTTGTATGGTGGAAGGTGAAATGAAAGAAATTTCGGAAGCTGAAATGATCGAAGCAATTAAATTTGCACACGAAGCAATTAAAGTGCAAATCGAAGCGCAAGAAAGAATGCGTGCAGCTTTGAATTTATCATACAGAACCTACGAGCCTGAGGAAAACGATGACACGCTGAAAAACGAAATTCACTCGTTTACCTACGATAAATTTTATGCAATTGCAGCAGAAGCAAGTGCAAAACACGAACGCAGCGAGAAGTTTGCTGCTTTAAAAGAAGAATTATTAGCTACTTTTTCTGAAGAAACTCTAGAAGAAAAGAAAGAATTAATTTCTAAATATTTCTCTAAAGCCCAAAAAGAAGCAGTTCGCAATTTGGTTTTAGACCAAGGACAGCGTTTAGACGGTCGTAAAACCACAGAAATCCGTAACATTTGGAGCGAAGTAGATTATTTACCATCAGCGCACGGTTCATCAGTATTTACACGCGGTGAAACCCAAGCATTGGCTACTGTAACATTAGGAACATCGCGCGAGGCAAACGTTATCGACTTACCAAGTGAGCAAGGCGAAGAACGTTTCTACTTGCACTATAACTTCCCTCCATTTTCAACAGGTGAAGCAAAACCATTGCGTGGTGTGTCACGCCGCGAAGTAGGTCACGGAAACTTGGCGCAACGCGCATTGAAAAACATGATTCCAGCAGATTGTCCTTATACCATTCGTTTGGTTTCTGATGTATTAGAATCAAACGGTTCATCGTCTATGGCAACTGTTTGTGCAGGAACATTGGCTTTGATGGATGCAGGTATTCAAATTGAAAAACCGGTATCGGGTATCGCAATGGGATTGATTACAGACGGAAATCGTTTTGCTGTATTATCTGATATTTTGGGCGATGAAGATCACTTAGGTGATATGGATTTTAAAGTAACTGGTACTAAAGATGGTATCACAGCTTGCCAAATGGATATTAAAATCGATGGTTTGCGTTACGATATCATGGAGCAAGCATTGCAGCAAGCACATGAAGGACGTATGCACATTTTGAATAAACTTACAGAAACCATTGCAGCACCAAACGCAACAGTGAAAGCACATGCACCAAAAATTATTACAAGAACCATTCCTGGTGCTTATATTGGCGCATTGATTGGTCCGGGCGGAAAAGTGATCCAAGAATTACAAAAAGCTACCTCAACAACCATTGTAATTAACGAAGTGGACGAGCAAGGAATTGTAGAAATTCTTGGAACAGATGCAGACGGAATTGCAGCAGTGTTGGCAAAAATCGACGCGATTATCTTTAAACCACAAGTGGGAGAAGCGTATGAAGTGAAAGTAATTAAAATGTTAGAATTCGGAGCAGTTGTTGAATATACAGCAGCACCAGGAAATGAAGTTTTATTACACGTATCTGAATTGGCTTGGGAACGCACTGAAAACGTTACCGACGTGGTAAACATGGGCGATGTATTCCAAGTGAAGTATTTAGGTATAGACCCTAAAACAAGAAAAGAAAAAGTATCGCGCAAGGCATTGTTACCACGCCCTCCAAAACCAGAAGGCAAACCAGAACATAAAGGCGAAGGCAAGTCTGACAACAGAGAAAACAGACCAGCGCACAGAAACAATAACAACAGACCTTCTAACGACAAGAAAGAAAAAAACAACTAGTTTTTGTTAAATGTATTTTAAACCGATGAGCAAACCTCATCGGTTTTTTTATTTTTACAACCAAAACAAACTTACTCTATGAAA is from Paenimyroides aestuarii and encodes:
- a CDS encoding polyribonucleotide nucleotidyltransferase is translated as MIPKVTQEIIDLGDGRTITIETGKLAKQADGSVVVRSGNCMILATAVSAKTANPGVDFLPLTVDYREKFSAAGRFPGGFFKREARPSDQEVLTMRLVDRCLRPLFPDDYHAETQIMLQLMSFDENVMPDAMAGLAASAALAVSDIPFYNLISEVRVGRVNGELIINPSKQQLDESDLDMMIGASKDSVCMVEGEMKEISEAEMIEAIKFAHEAIKVQIEAQERMRAALNLSYRTYEPEENDDTLKNEIHSFTYDKFYAIAAEASAKHERSEKFAALKEELLATFSEETLEEKKELISKYFSKAQKEAVRNLVLDQGQRLDGRKTTEIRNIWSEVDYLPSAHGSSVFTRGETQALATVTLGTSREANVIDLPSEQGEERFYLHYNFPPFSTGEAKPLRGVSRREVGHGNLAQRALKNMIPADCPYTIRLVSDVLESNGSSSMATVCAGTLALMDAGIQIEKPVSGIAMGLITDGNRFAVLSDILGDEDHLGDMDFKVTGTKDGITACQMDIKIDGLRYDIMEQALQQAHEGRMHILNKLTETIAAPNATVKAHAPKIITRTIPGAYIGALIGPGGKVIQELQKATSTTIVINEVDEQGIVEILGTDADGIAAVLAKIDAIIFKPQVGEAYEVKVIKMLEFGAVVEYTAAPGNEVLLHVSELAWERTENVTDVVNMGDVFQVKYLGIDPKTRKEKVSRKALLPRPPKPEGKPEHKGEGKSDNRENRPAHRNNNNRPSNDKKEKNN
- a CDS encoding 3'-5' exonuclease yields the protein MKTFAAIDFETANQHRSSVCSIGLVFVKNGIVVDKYYELIKPVPNFYSYWNTQVHGLVFSDTEHAQQFSDLWVDISKRIKNMPLVAHNSMFDEGCLKAVLQVYELPIHQNKFFCTYRAAKSMFPNLPNHKLPTVSQYLGFNLDSHHHALADAEACAHIAMRVF
- a CDS encoding heavy-metal-associated domain-containing protein, whose protein sequence is MRKYLMVLLAVLGFAFTATAQEKKSKNAKVDVEVKGNCDMCKKRIEKAAFSVKGVKSAEWHQDDQTLHLIINEHKTNALKVEEAVAKSGHDTKDVKATKDDYDNLHGCCQYDRES
- a CDS encoding HYC_CC_PP family protein, with amino-acid sequence MFQRYLYSLFLTAAILFTNVGLAVNIHYCGNAIEKIELGYASSIKCAEDTHEKACCKEKNETVKKDCCKNETIQQKTDEVVIKVAASNDFSDFMTPVVYKLQPLVITENKLPKKINVTFRCESNAPPLYKLYSQFLLYA
- the rpsO gene encoding 30S ribosomal protein S15, translated to MYLTKEVKEEIFAKHGGSATNTGSAEGQIALFTYRISHLTEHLKKNRHDFNTERSLVLLVGKRRSLLDYLKKKDINRYREIIKELGIRK
- a CDS encoding helix-turn-helix transcriptional regulator, encoding MAKQDVIKRHFLIVEFLRKNPATFQQINNFLLDKERDTSYEFAISQRTFQRDCHEILSLWGIEIAYNKRENYYEIVNEENDLHFNRILEAFDTVAILRNTKKVGNYLFLEKRKSKGTEYFNGILYAIQNQLVVTFQLNSYWKAVSLRRCVPKAIKESQNRYYLIAYDLDKNEFRNYGLDRISNFAITSEKQKTPEINVEAFYQHAFGIQCYDDPVKIVLEFANDQKQYLKSLPLHTSQNITKENNTTFTVELFMHPTNDFVMEIMRYGAICEVVEPPFLRDRIKDEVKHLQEKYQL
- a CDS encoding TonB-dependent receptor plug domain-containing protein, whose product is MKYTLLLLCAFGMQPIFAQDTYRGKVLDVYNNAVENATLTVNDSVVANTNEFGIFKLTLQQPNTVYIYAEGYEVLQAELNDASQFQFLKMQPEAALGELVVTVNRRNTERNKGITNSQTMNSGELLKAACCNLAESFETNPSIDVNFSDAISGSKQIKMLGLTSPYILIAEENIPSVRGASQAYGLSFTPGTWVESIQVTKGAGSVVNGFESISGQINTELIKPGNDIPFFLNLYGSTDARFEMNAHFNEKISDKWSSSLFVHGNTRVKKNDMNHDGFLDNPLGSQINIMNRWQYQNLEKGWIAFLTARYMKDEKQTGELDFDSKQHKLSTLKWGSELNTDKFDASTKVGYVFPDQPYKSLGWQNSFSYHKQNSYFGLNQFDITQRSVYSNLIYNSIISNTLHKFATGASFMYDDYSEFVANYGNQNFDRTDTSYGAFFEYTYDNADNIALVLGGRIDNSNRLGTFVTPRMHLRYNPWEKTTVRASAGRGKRIANIFAENQYLFASSRKFNILNEGGKAYGMDPEIAWNYGISVSQDFTFLGKNANVTLDFYRTDFQNQIVVDLDQSARTVNFYNLEGTSYANSFQAELNYNIIKHLNLRTAYKYYDIQTTYGTKDLERPLQAKHRLFANLEFSTHEHNGSYWKFDATWNWLGAQRLPYTADNSAENQLPSYTNPFSTVNAQVTKVFSDKFEMYVGGENIGNYQQHRVILGADNPFGSEFDSTIVYGPIFGQMYYAGLRFKVK
- a CDS encoding GAF domain-containing protein, giving the protein MEKEQLKISLTEIIKSHKSINDRLQEICNKLHSEISYFDWVGFYFADANKKELHLGPFAGLPTDHTTIPFGKGICGQVAESNQTFLVDDVQAQDNYISCNIHVKSEIVVPIIVNGNNIGQIDIDSNTLNAFTAEDQAFLEWLTNEIAEMYKS